From Chloroflexi bacterium ADurb.Bin180, a single genomic window includes:
- the yjjG gene encoding Pyrimidine 5'-nucleotidase YjjG: MYQAVYFDAFNTLFGTRWAKDEQARRLPMQQTFKVLVHNLDAAMQEAYGRARSGEPGTAGCPSRILANLADWTGMARNGPLAFLVRNEQGAHRWFKVYADAVTTLQTLSECCQLGIISNAWPYLESLLHLLGLWPYFESVTISAQVGLKKPNAAIYEHALHTLGVPADKAIFVDDIPQNVLAAERVGFKGLWLMRTARRDSSPAYRHLQQISSLWEIVPIALGWDQTALIQPA, encoded by the coding sequence ATGTACCAGGCCGTCTACTTTGATGCTTTCAATACCCTGTTTGGCACGCGCTGGGCCAAGGATGAGCAGGCCAGGCGTCTGCCCATGCAGCAGACCTTCAAGGTGCTCGTGCACAACCTCGACGCGGCCATGCAAGAGGCCTACGGCCGCGCCCGTTCTGGCGAACCTGGCACAGCCGGCTGTCCCAGTCGCATTCTGGCCAACCTGGCCGATTGGACGGGCATGGCCAGAAACGGTCCCCTGGCGTTTCTTGTCCGTAACGAACAGGGTGCACATCGCTGGTTCAAGGTCTATGCAGACGCCGTTACCACCCTGCAGACGCTCAGCGAGTGCTGCCAACTGGGCATCATCTCCAATGCCTGGCCGTACCTCGAGTCGCTGCTGCACCTGCTGGGGCTATGGCCCTACTTTGAGAGCGTTACCATATCGGCTCAGGTAGGCCTCAAGAAGCCCAACGCCGCCATCTACGAGCACGCCTTGCACACGCTGGGCGTCCCCGCGGACAAGGCCATCTTTGTTGATGACATCCCGCAGAATGTACTGGCCGCTGAACGAGTCGGGTTCAAGGGCCTCTGGCTTATGCGAACCGCGCGGCGCGACTCCAGCCCCGCCTACAGGCACCTCCAGCAGATCTCTTCGCTCTGGGAGATAGTACCCATCGCCCTGGGCTGGGATCAGACTGCCCTCATCCAGCCAGCCTGA
- the pspA gene encoding Phosphoserine phosphatase 1, protein MTRIILIRHGQTTWNAEERIRGQVEVPLDSVGISQAQATAARVAREWQPAAVYCSPLQRAVQTAQFIADRVGLDAQVVPELNDMDFGVWQGLTYGEVRANWPELARQWMEEPERVSFPGGETLDMVRERGMAALQRIIERHPDQQVVVVGHTVLNRVLLCGVLGLTNAAHWRIGQDTCAVNVIDWQKGTYYLQSLNDICHLRH, encoded by the coding sequence ATGACACGCATCATCCTGATCAGACACGGCCAAACCACCTGGAATGCTGAGGAGCGCATTCGCGGGCAGGTTGAGGTGCCGCTTGACTCTGTTGGCATCAGCCAGGCGCAGGCAACGGCGGCTCGCGTGGCCAGAGAATGGCAGCCAGCAGCCGTGTATTGCAGCCCACTGCAGCGGGCGGTCCAGACGGCTCAGTTCATCGCCGACAGGGTCGGTCTGGATGCTCAGGTTGTGCCAGAGCTGAACGACATGGACTTTGGCGTCTGGCAAGGGCTCACTTACGGCGAAGTGAGGGCCAACTGGCCCGAATTGGCGCGCCAGTGGATGGAAGAGCCAGAGCGCGTCTCGTTTCCCGGCGGGGAGACCCTGGACATGGTTCGAGAACGCGGCATGGCTGCTCTTCAGCGCATCATTGAGCGACATCCGGATCAGCAGGTGGTGGTCGTGGGCCATACGGTGCTGAATCGAGTGCTCTTGTGCGGCGTGTTGGGTCTCACGAACGCTGCGCATTGGCGTATCGGTCAGGATACCTGCGCCGTCAATGTAATTGACTGGCAAAAGGGCACGTACTACCTGCAGTCGCTCAATGACATATGTCACCTGCGACACTAG